In the Cellvibrio sp. KY-GH-1 genome, CGTTTACCGCCGCAAGGCGCGCGCATTATGAAGTTTTTGTGACAGTAAATCGACCTTTTAGCGATCATTTGAGGCAAAAAACACAGCATCTACCTCCAGCCGTAAGGCAATAAAAAAGCCGCCTCGATCGCTCGGGCGGCTTTTTTGTAATCGCATCCGAAACGGATGGCTAGCAATTACAGACCAACAACGTTCTCGGCTTGCGGGCCTTTTTGGCCTGGCTTAACGTCAAACTCTACTTTTTGGCCTTCAGCCAGGGTTTTGAAACCTGAGCCAGTGATAGCGCTGTAGTGAACGAATACGTCTTGACCTGCTTCGCTCGCGATGAAACCGAAACCTTTAGACTCATTGAACCACTTAACGGTGCCAGTACTTCTAGCCATGATAAAAACCTCGATGCTCTATACAAAATAATAAAATGAATACCCCAAGAGGAGCTTAGGCTGGCGAATTCAGATGTTACTTATGAAGAACAATACGAGGTACTAATAGATCTACTGCTAGAACAACGGATAGGACTTACCATAAATAATGCTGCAGAAGGGCCAGCTAAACCGCACTATATTCCGCCCCATTCATGATGTAAAGATTTAATTTGGGCCCTAAAAATCCACTTTTGGCTATAAGGCGCAAACCGCTGCGGCAATTTGTCACTCCCATTATTGCCGGGGAAAACGCTAGTATTCGGGACATCGCCAACCGCGATTAAATGCAGTCGGCGAGCGTCACTTTCACTTAACCGGAACCCCCGGTTAATCTCCCTGGGGCTGGATTCCAGCCCATTTTTCCAAGGACTAAGAGCGCAACTCCAATGCCGCCAATTTGACCCATTTTCCGTGGAGCTCGTTGTAATGACTTCCGGACGTTTTTGCCTTTGCCAAAATTGCCTCGAATACCTGCAGCGCTCTTTCCATTTGGCCGAGCTTCTTTGACAACCTGGCGAAATGATAACTCGCCTCAGCGCCGGGATAGTATGAATCCAGAACCTCGTATTCATGCAGAGCGGCATAATCATCCCCCAATGCCTCCAAGGCTCGAGCATAGAGCAAATGCGCATCCGGGTTTTTATAGTCCGGATTTCTAGCGATTAATTCATCCAATAAATCTTTCACTTTTGCGTATTCAGCCAAACCAAACTCAGCCTGAGCTAGCCCATACATAAACAACGGATCAAATTCATGAATTCCTTTTCGGCAATCCCGATACAGAATAGCGGCTTCCGAATATTGTTGTTTGATCAACAACTCTTGAGCGAGGCGCGAAGCATTTTCTGTTGTTTTTGCGGCCTGGTAGTTTTGCGCAGCACTATTTAAATCCCGATCTGGATTTACCAACTCTTGAACCTTTCTCATGGTCTTTCGTCCAGATCTGGTTCCGGCAAAATCTGGCAGCAACTCCAGCACCAAATAGGCTATAGAACCCGCAACAGGCAATATCATTACCAGCCAAATCCAAGTGCGAGGACGCCCCGTCTTCAGAATATGAATCACCAGCGCAACCTGGATTAATAAGGATAAAACCACTATAGGCATATTATTGCTCCCTTTTTTGCTGTTTATTTTCCACGCAATCAGGCTAAAACTGCGCTTCACACTGCCGCCTAAATGCCAGCGGCAAACTATAGTGCTTTCACCTATTCAGAGAAAGAGTAACTAATAACTATTTATACGTCAGGATAAGGGCAAACTTCGGCTTTACCCTACCCGGCAAAGCTGCAACAATCTCATCCGACACAACATTTATCCCTGCCCGCGAATTCGCGTGAGGTTGTCACTTTATGACAGTTAACCAGTCAATCGTAAAATCCCAGGACTCCAGCTGCCCGCACGATAAACGCGTGAGCTGCGGCAATTGCCGACTCAACACCATATGCTTACCAATCAGTTTGCATATTGATGACATAGATAAGCTCAACAACATAGTGCAGCGCGGCAAGCCATTGCAGCGCGGTGATTATTTGTATCGCGCCAACGATCCGTTTGATTCAGTGTACGCCATTCGCTCTGGCGCGGTAAAAGCCATGACGCTAAGTGACAACGGCGAAGAACAGGTCACAGGATTTTATCTGCCGGGCGAAGTCGTGGGTATGGATGGCATTGCCGACAATCGCTATACCAACTCCGTAATTGCGCTGGAAACAGCATCAGTCTGCGAAATTCCATTTAATCGTATGGAAGAACTCAGCCTACAGATCCCCAATTTGCAGCGGCATTTTTTCCAGCTGATGAGCCGTGAAATTACCCAAGATCAGCAGATTATTACCCTGCTGAGCAAAAGCAGCGCCGAAGAGCGTATTGCTGCATTACTGCTCAGCATTTCCAGCCGCAACAGCCGCCGCCAATTATCAGCCACTGCCTTTCGGTTGCCGATGTCGCGCACTGATATCGGCAACTATTTAGGTTTAACCATAGAAACGGTCAGCCGTATTTTTACTCGCCTGCAAAAGCAGGAAGTTATCCATGTCGATAAAAAAGAAGTCGCAATCACCAACATGGAACAACTGCGCAATATCGCCAATGGCGACACCGATTGCTAATCCAGAGACCTCAATATGATTGATTTAACTCGCCTTAACTCCACTCTGGCGGCATTTGATGCTGCCAATCTGGAAGACCCTAATCTTGAACAGGTGGATGGACGTTCAGTTGCTAAAGAATGGATCTATGCCCAGCGCATGAGCGCCCAGCTGCATAAATTTTGCGAGGCGCCTTCAGAAGCATTGCAATTAGCAACGCGCAGTCAGCATATATGCCGATGGAAAATCCCCCGTAGCGACTACCCTATGGATCGTAGTGGTTACAAAAAGTGGCGTTTGGATTTGGCGCAGTTACACGGCGACATCGCCGGTGACATTATGGCGACACAGGGCTACGACGAAAATATGATTGCGCGAGTAAAAGATCTACTCCTCAAGCGCAGTTTAAAACGCGATGACGAAGTACAAGCATTGGAAGACGTTGTGTGCCTGGTCTTTATCGAGTTTTATCTGGAAGATTTTGCCAGCAAGCACGACGAAGAAAAGCTAATCGATATTATTCGCAAAACCTGGAACAAAATGTCCACCAAAGGCCATGAGGCCGCACTTCAACTGCCATTGTCTTCCGCCATGTTGGCGCTGGTCACCAAAGCACTGAGCCCAGATTAAGGTTTTATCAACCATCCCTATAAAAGGAACGCACCGTGTACCTAGCCTTAAAACATTTGCACCTGACTTTTGTGACGCTCTCATTAATTTTCTTTGTATTGCGCGGCATTTGGTTGTTTCTCAACTCCAGCCTGCTCGCAAAAAAATGGGCGAAAATTTTACCGCACGTTATTAGCACCCTGCTACTTCTGAGCGGTGTTGTGCTAGCCGTACACTTGGGATTGTCACCCGGCAGCCAACCTTGGTTGCTGGCAAAAATAATCGCTCTGGTCGTTTATATCGGTTTGGGAGTAGCAACGTTCAAGGTTTCCAACAGCAACCTCAGCAAAACCTTATGGGTTAGCGCCCTGGTCGTATTTGCCTATATGGTTAGCGTTGCTATCACTAAAAATCCGTTGGGATTTTTGGGATAACCTTCGCGCGGAGTGATAATGTCACTCCGCATTCCCTCCATCTTTTCCGCACTATCGCTACTATCTAGCAAATAGATCCCTCGCCCCTCGGAACCCGGTGTCACTGTGTTAAGCGTATAAAAATGGTACTGACACCATTGGTAGCAGTTTGCCTGCAAAGCAGAAACCAATGGCTATAATCAAGTTCAAGGTTATTTACAATGCTTGACGTATCTTTAAAAGTGATCTATATCACACACCAGTTGTTCACCTTTCACATAACTTTAATAACGGGCGAGCCCTATGAAAAAAATATTATTGACCATCACCCTGTTAACACTTTCGCAATTCAGCCTTGCGTGTGACGAAGCCTGCAAAAAGACCAAAGCGGAAACCGCCAATAACCTTAAGTTCGCCACTTACCTGACTGCCAAGTATTGTCAACAAACCAGTAATGACTTTCTGATCCAAGGTAAAAAGAGCCTACAAACTTATCGCGAAAAGCAATTGCCGACTGCACATAGAGGCGGGGCAAAAAACATTAGAAATTTCGTATTGCAGCGCAAAGACTGGTTGCTGGAGTGCGATAAATACCTGCAACTCACCGAGCAAGGTCGGGTATTTCGCGATAAAGAGAGTACCGACAAAATTCTTGGCGCTATGACGGCAACCGCAGATGAATTGGAAAAAATTATGAAGCGCCCTAAAAATGATGCTGAAGTGCTCGATCTGATAACAGCACCAGCGGGGCAAAAGTTTGATGAACTCTTTAAATTAGTCGACGGTCACTATCTGGAACTGCAACGACGCGGGCTGCTCTAGATCACTAATCGGCTGCGATAAAAAAACGGCGCATCGGGCGCCGCTTTTCATTTCCCAAGTAACTTAGGAGTTCTTTTTCTAGGAATTCTTTTTCAGTGATAGCACAGAACGCTGTGGTTTATCCGGGCGATCAGCAAAACGCTTGGCCAACTCTTCTCTTGCTTTAATGGCTTCTGATTTGGCGTCCTGAGCCGGGCTTGATTGCCAGGACTTGGGCGTTGATCCCCCTGCTTTAGCCAGGAACTCCAACCCCGAGCGTAACAATCGCGCCTGGTCCACAAAGCTGATCCCCTCAGGAAACTTTCCGGGGTAAACCTCTGAAGGATCTTTTGGATTGCCCTCAATACGAATGGTAAAACCACTGGCATGAGTTGCTGCGCCAGCGGCTACATCTGCTGTCCAATCTTCAAAATTCATAGATACCACTTACATCTCATCAATGAAGGCGACATTAAAACATATAGTAATTGTGTGACAAAATAGTTAAACACTATTTCCTGCAGAAACGGCTGCCATATTTGCTGCTTCCAGTGAAATTCGGCGCTGTTCTTCGCGTAGCTCACGCTTTTGTGCCGCGCGCAACTGGCGCTCAGGTGGGAGCGCACCTATATGAGTTTCATTGCGTTCTTTTGCCAACTCAATTTGTTTTTGTCGCTCAGCAAAACGAACTTTTTGATCATCTGAAAGCTTGTCGTAACAGCGCGGGCAGCAAACTCCCACCATGTACAAGGGCGACAGCTTATCCTCTTCGGTAATGGGAAAACGGCAGCCATGACACTGATCGTAGATACCCTTTTGCAGTTTGTGATTTACCGCTACACGGTTGTCAAAAACAAAACACTCGCCCCGCCATAAGCTTTGCTCTTCCGGCACTTCCTCCAGATATTTAAGAATCCCACCTTCCAAGTGGTAAACCTCTTCAAACCCCTGTTCTTTCAAGTAAGCAGTCGATTTTTCGCAACGAATACCGCCCGTACAAAACATCGCCACCTTTTTATGTTTGGCAGGATCGAGGTTATCCGCCACGTAGGCAGGAAATTCACGAAAGGTTTCAGTTTTCGGGTCGATCGCACGCTCAAAGGTACCTATTTCGTATTCATAAGAGTTTCGGGTATCAATAACTACCACATCGGGGTCACTAATCAATGCATTCCAATTTTGTGGTTTAACGTAGGTCCCCACAATCTTCTGTGGATCTATGCCGCTAACCCCCATGGTTACAATCTCTTTTTTCAGTTTGACCTTCATCCGATAGAAAGGCTGCTCCTCATAAAAAGACTCTTTATAGCTGAGCCCCTCAAAGCGGCCATCTGCTTTAAGGAAGGCCACCAAACCATCAATCGCAGCACGGGAACCAGAAACAGTTCCATTAATACCTTCCTCGGCCAGCAACAGGGTTCCCTTTACCCCCAGCGAGTCACAAAACTCTTTCAGGCGAGGAACAATTGTTTCGTAATCAGGTAATTTCACGAATTTATACAGCGCCGCAACAACAATTTGACTCATAAGGATCACTTAACCGGGTTAACACAAGATCGGACAATCGCCCTGTTTATCAAGGCGCGCATTATAGGCGTTTGTTTTTTGTACAACCACTACTAATTTTGTTGGTCGTGCTTACTTCCGCCCAAGCACTGGGGAGAAAGCGGCACCTGGTTGTTCTCTAACCACTCCTCCGGACTAAAGGTATGCAAAGCCAATGCATGCACCCCAGACTTTAATTCCTCAGCCAAACAGGCATAAATTGCTTGATGACGCTGCACCTGACGCTTGCCTTCAAAGTGTGAAGAAACCAGTGTCACCTTGAAATGGGTTTCAGAACCAGGAGGCACGGAATGCATAAAGCTTTCATTAAGCACATCCAAATGGATTGGCTGGAAGCCTTGCGAAAGTTTGGTATGTATTTGATTTTCAACCGGATTCATATCAGCAACCTCGGGTAGCGGGCACTTGGGATAGATGATGGCTATTTAGCCACAGCCATCCATGTAAAAAAACTGGCGGCATTTTAGCGGCAAAGATCTACACTGTGTTGACTTGGAACAAAGTAGATTCAAGTTAATGCAGCGCGATATAACCATAACAGTTCACCGGCGAGGACAAACAAGCAAAATCATGAGCGACCACAAGTTTTTTATCGACCGTCGTAAAGGCGCGGATCGCCGCCTGGATCGAGACCCTTGTAAAAACTTGCCGATGGATCTGTACCATCGCAAGCGCCGCAAATCAGCTGAGCGCCGCAATCAGGAGCGCAGTCTGGCTGACGATTACCTAGCCTTCCTTGGCTCTCTGGACGCCAGTAATCAAAGGCATTAACGCAGGTTAAAAATTTACCAAAAACGATTAAATGCCACGATTGACCATACAATTACTAACAGGGTCAAACTGACAAACACCAGCGCAGAACCTATATCTTTCGCGCGGCCGGAAAGCTCATGACGCTCGGAACCTGTGCGATCTACCACCGCTTCCACTGATGAGTTGGCTAACTCAGCCATCAATACCCAGAACACACTGCTAATTAAAAGTATGAGTTCAATATGGGTTTGTGCCAACCAAAAGGCGGTTGGAATCAGAATTACTGCTAAACCAACTTCCTGTCGAAAAGCAGCTTCATATTTCCAGCTTGCCGCGAACCCCTTCATCGAATAACCAAACGCATCTATCACCCGCGCAATACCGGTTTTACCTGGTTTACCCATTCGCCTTCTCCAACTGTTGTCATTTCAGATTCATTGAGTGTTCACAGAATAGTCACATACCAATGTTAAAAAAGATCGAGCGATGTTGTTTTCCCACTCGCCCGGATTCCTGTGCAACCTAACTTAATGGCGGTGAATCATGAACACATTTTTACAGCGCGTCCACCATTTGGACACACTTGCATTCTTGTGGGTGCATGTGACAAAAGGTTTTCAGTATCGTCGTTCCGTCAGATTTATTTCACATACCGGCGATGGCCCCGTTTATTTCTTGATTGCGCTAGCCCTGCTTTTGTTAGAACCCGTCGCAGGGGAAACATTTTTTTGGGTGGGCATTCTTGCGTACTTATTTGATGTAAGCCTCTACCTGTTACTGAAAAACCTGATTAAGCGCGATCGCCCTGCGGTAAAAATTACCAGCTACCAAGCGTGGATTACTCCTTCCGATCAATTCAGCTTTCCTTCGGGTCATACGGCGGCAGCCTTCTTGTTTGCTTGTCTGATTTTGAATTTCTATCCGCTATTTGCAATACCCGCCTTTATTTGGGCCAGCGCAGTTGGTGCCAGCCGGGTTTTATTAGGCGTGCACTACCCCACCGATTTGGTTGCTGGCGCCCTGTTGGGAAGTGCCTGTGCTTTTTGGGGAATTTACCTGCAGTCATTAATCAACATTTAACAACAACTATTTCCACTTATTTTTATTACAGAGCTGATTGCATGAAAATATTGTACGGAGTTCAGGGGACGGGCAACGGCCATACAACACGCGCGCGTATTATGGCCAAAGCACTTGCTAACGCTGGCGCACAGGTTGATTGGGTATTTTCCGGCCGCGAGCGCGACAAGTTTTTTGATATGGAAGCCTTTGGAAATTTTCAATCCTACCGTGGACTTACCTTTGCAACACAAAGTGGAAAAGTACTTTTTTTAAAAACCGCGCTCAACTCAAACCTTACCCAGCTTTACCGGGACACACGTGACGTTAATGTTGAAGGGTATGATTTTATAATTAATGACTTTGAACCAGTCTCAGCTTGGGCCGCTAAACGTGCAGGCAAAAAAGTGATTGGCATTTCCCATCAAAATGCCTTTTTTTACGATATCCCCAAAGCTGACAGCAACATATTCACTAACTGGTTTATGCATAATTTTGCTCCGGTAACCATGCCCATTGGCTTGCATTGGCATCACTTCAACCAGCCCATATTGCCGCCAATGGTTGAGCAGGCTAACCACCTGAATTACTCCACCCCCAAACACTATCTTGTTTATCTTCCCTTTGCCGGGGTGGATGACATAGTGCCGCAATTACGCGAATTTCCTGAATATGACTTCTTCGTTTACCAACCTGTTCCGGCTGCTTATGACGAGGGACATATTCATGTGCGCCCTTTTTCGCGTGAAGGCTTTCAAGCAGACTTGCATCGTTGTGAAGGGGTTATTTGCAGCGCCGGTTTTGAGTTACCCAGTGAAGCCATTCACTTGGGCAAAAAAATATTAGTGCAACCTGTCGCCGGTCAAATGGAGCAAAAATCCAACGCACTCGCGCTGGAAAAATTAGGTTACGGACAAGTTGCCAAGCATTTTGATGTGGAAACACTGGGGAAATGGTTGCCATTAAAAGCACCTACGAAAGCGCGCGATTATCCTGATGTCGCCAAAGCATTGGTTAACTGGTTGCTGCAAGGTGGCGGTGAAGATATTCGCATGTTACAGCAACAGCTTTGGCAGGAAACCATTGAGGTAGAGAATTCGGAGAATCGTTTGTTTGCCAAATAACGATTGCAATATAAAACCCCGGAATCAGCAGTTTTAAAAGGATTTAATCGAAAGAAACTTTTTGCCGTGCCGCTTTGATCGCACCGCGCTGACTTTTTCCGTCCATACGCCGTTGCTTGGAGGAAAACGTTGGCTTGGTTGCACGGCGAGCTTTTTCTACTTTGATCGCACCGAGCACAATCTCTTGCAGGCGCATTAACGCATCTTCGCGATTTTGTTCCTGAGTGCGAAAGCGTTGAGCCTTGATAATCAGCACACCTTCATTGGAAATACGGTTATCA is a window encoding:
- a CDS encoding DUF4202 domain-containing protein; the encoded protein is MIDLTRLNSTLAAFDAANLEDPNLEQVDGRSVAKEWIYAQRMSAQLHKFCEAPSEALQLATRSQHICRWKIPRSDYPMDRSGYKKWRLDLAQLHGDIAGDIMATQGYDENMIARVKDLLLKRSLKRDDEVQALEDVVCLVFIEFYLEDFASKHDEEKLIDIIRKTWNKMSTKGHEAALQLPLSSAMLALVTKALSPD
- the fnr gene encoding fumarate/nitrate reduction transcriptional regulator Fnr, with translation MTVNQSIVKSQDSSCPHDKRVSCGNCRLNTICLPISLHIDDIDKLNNIVQRGKPLQRGDYLYRANDPFDSVYAIRSGAVKAMTLSDNGEEQVTGFYLPGEVVGMDGIADNRYTNSVIALETASVCEIPFNRMEELSLQIPNLQRHFFQLMSREITQDQQIITLLSKSSAEERIAALLLSISSRNSRRQLSATAFRLPMSRTDIGNYLGLTIETVSRIFTRLQKQEVIHVDKKEVAITNMEQLRNIANGDTDC
- a CDS encoding cold-shock protein, whose amino-acid sequence is MARSTGTVKWFNESKGFGFIASEAGQDVFVHYSAITGSGFKTLAEGQKVEFDVKPGQKGPQAENVVGL
- a CDS encoding phosphatase PAP2 family protein; amino-acid sequence: MNTFLQRVHHLDTLAFLWVHVTKGFQYRRSVRFISHTGDGPVYFLIALALLLLEPVAGETFFWVGILAYLFDVSLYLLLKNLIKRDRPAVKITSYQAWITPSDQFSFPSGHTAAAFLFACLILNFYPLFAIPAFIWASAVGASRVLLGVHYPTDLVAGALLGSACAFWGIYLQSLINI
- a CDS encoding diacylglycerol kinase → MGKPGKTGIARVIDAFGYSMKGFAASWKYEAAFRQEVGLAVILIPTAFWLAQTHIELILLISSVFWVLMAELANSSVEAVVDRTGSERHELSGRAKDIGSALVFVSLTLLVIVWSIVAFNRFW
- a CDS encoding rhodanese-related sulfurtransferase is translated as MSQIVVAALYKFVKLPDYETIVPRLKEFCDSLGVKGTLLLAEEGINGTVSGSRAAIDGLVAFLKADGRFEGLSYKESFYEEQPFYRMKVKLKKEIVTMGVSGIDPQKIVGTYVKPQNWNALISDPDVVVIDTRNSYEYEIGTFERAIDPKTETFREFPAYVADNLDPAKHKKVAMFCTGGIRCEKSTAYLKEQGFEEVYHLEGGILKYLEEVPEEQSLWRGECFVFDNRVAVNHKLQKGIYDQCHGCRFPITEEDKLSPLYMVGVCCPRCYDKLSDDQKVRFAERQKQIELAKERNETHIGALPPERQLRAAQKRELREEQRRISLEAANMAAVSAGNSV
- the arfB gene encoding alternative ribosome rescue aminoacyl-tRNA hydrolase ArfB — protein: MLRINAHLAIPLREIELTAMRAQGAGGQNVNKVSSAIHLRFDIPNSSLNDFCKTRLLALGDNRISNEGVLIIKAQRFRTQEQNREDALMRLQEIVLGAIKVEKARRATKPTFSSKQRRMDGKSQRGAIKAARQKVSFD
- a CDS encoding MJ1255/VC2487 family glycosyltransferase gives rise to the protein MKILYGVQGTGNGHTTRARIMAKALANAGAQVDWVFSGRERDKFFDMEAFGNFQSYRGLTFATQSGKVLFLKTALNSNLTQLYRDTRDVNVEGYDFIINDFEPVSAWAAKRAGKKVIGISHQNAFFYDIPKADSNIFTNWFMHNFAPVTMPIGLHWHHFNQPILPPMVEQANHLNYSTPKHYLVYLPFAGVDDIVPQLREFPEYDFFVYQPVPAAYDEGHIHVRPFSREGFQADLHRCEGVICSAGFELPSEAIHLGKKILVQPVAGQMEQKSNALALEKLGYGQVAKHFDVETLGKWLPLKAPTKARDYPDVAKALVNWLLQGGGEDIRMLQQQLWQETIEVENSENRLFAK
- a CDS encoding SirB2 family protein, coding for MYLALKHLHLTFVTLSLIFFVLRGIWLFLNSSLLAKKWAKILPHVISTLLLLSGVVLAVHLGLSPGSQPWLLAKIIALVVYIGLGVATFKVSNSNLSKTLWVSALVVFAYMVSVAITKNPLGFLG
- a CDS encoding BolA family transcriptional regulator encodes the protein MNPVENQIHTKLSQGFQPIHLDVLNESFMHSVPPGSETHFKVTLVSSHFEGKRQVQRHQAIYACLAEELKSGVHALALHTFSPEEWLENNQVPLSPQCLGGSKHDQQN